The following coding sequences are from one Lycium ferocissimum isolate CSIRO_LF1 chromosome 3, AGI_CSIRO_Lferr_CH_V1, whole genome shotgun sequence window:
- the LOC132049450 gene encoding uncharacterized protein LOC132049450 isoform X1, whose translation MGTARRKLKVSLGRPPTRHELWKKTHMKIEDGKEVWVEPRAEDTYNRYNQAMEDLIRNQPTDDQGNPITPSEEQALSCWLDVVGGVNKGRAYGLCSEKNFHRIQCGLQGIGSSATVSNEQLEEMRDELRELARKYEQEQNKRLKEERRRIVLESDVKELKAQVCNLIKLPRSPPPSPDHDDGEDEEDQEHGDDEDQENREYGETEMEY comes from the exons AAAGTTTCTCTTGGTAGACCACCCACTCGACATGAGCTATGGAAGAAGACCCATATGAAAATCGAAGATGGAAAAGAAGTTTGGGTTGAGCCACGGGCAGAGGATACCTAT AATCGGTATAATCAAGCAATGGAGGATCTCATTAGGAATCAGCCGACTGATGATCAAGGCAATCCAATCACGCCATCAGAGGAACAAGCTCTCTCCTGTTGGTTAGACGTGGTTGGTGGTGTAAATAAGGGAAGAGCCTATGGCCTTTGCTCCGAGAAGAACTTTCACCGCATCCAGTGTGGATTGCAAGGTATAGGGAGTTCTGCCACTGTGTCAAATGAGCAGCTCGAGGAGATGCGAGACGAGCTTCGGGAACTTGCTAGGAAATATGAGCAGGAACAGAATAAAAGATTGAAGGAGGAGCGACGTAGGATAGTGCTTGAGTCAGACGTCAAAGAACTCAAGGCCCAAGTGTGTAACCTCATCAAGTTGCCCCGTTCTCCACCCCCGAGCCCTGATCATGATGATGGAGAGGATGAGGAGGATCAGGAGCATGGAGATGATGAGGATCAGGAGAATAGAGAGTATGGAGAGACTGAAATGGAGTATTAG
- the LOC132049450 gene encoding uncharacterized protein LOC132049450 isoform X2 translates to MKIEDGKEVWVEPRAEDTYNRYNQAMEDLIRNQPTDDQGNPITPSEEQALSCWLDVVGGVNKGRAYGLCSEKNFHRIQCGLQGIGSSATVSNEQLEEMRDELRELARKYEQEQNKRLKEERRRIVLESDVKELKAQVCNLIKLPRSPPPSPDHDDGEDEEDQEHGDDEDQENREYGETEMEY, encoded by the exons ATGAAAATCGAAGATGGAAAAGAAGTTTGGGTTGAGCCACGGGCAGAGGATACCTAT AATCGGTATAATCAAGCAATGGAGGATCTCATTAGGAATCAGCCGACTGATGATCAAGGCAATCCAATCACGCCATCAGAGGAACAAGCTCTCTCCTGTTGGTTAGACGTGGTTGGTGGTGTAAATAAGGGAAGAGCCTATGGCCTTTGCTCCGAGAAGAACTTTCACCGCATCCAGTGTGGATTGCAAGGTATAGGGAGTTCTGCCACTGTGTCAAATGAGCAGCTCGAGGAGATGCGAGACGAGCTTCGGGAACTTGCTAGGAAATATGAGCAGGAACAGAATAAAAGATTGAAGGAGGAGCGACGTAGGATAGTGCTTGAGTCAGACGTCAAAGAACTCAAGGCCCAAGTGTGTAACCTCATCAAGTTGCCCCGTTCTCCACCCCCGAGCCCTGATCATGATGATGGAGAGGATGAGGAGGATCAGGAGCATGGAGATGATGAGGATCAGGAGAATAGAGAGTATGGAGAGACTGAAATGGAGTATTAG